A section of the Gallus gallus isolate bGalGal1 chromosome 4, bGalGal1.mat.broiler.GRCg7b, whole genome shotgun sequence genome encodes:
- the STARD8 gene encoding stAR-related lipid transfer protein 8 isoform X1: protein MGGSRDGAGAQLPRSGSGRSVGLRLPCGCGRRGRAEIEAKKACDWLRAAGFPQYAQLYEDSLFPLDIGAVKKDHSFLDKDSLKSLCRRLMTLNTCASMKLEVHFQRKQNGDSEDEDLCAISDRWAFQRDSKRWSRVGSADVLSQASEVPTSSMRQASSHESVLTDLSTNPEAVSLHSSASMGSTLGVAATPPDLSPGHGAAVTQPSCSPSSCFLAEQPLNHSEGSKEKPKKRRSRSFLKRIESLRRKDKEKAGQDEKDVPHSAVVANPGWDCAKSNGDLAATKASSPKRGVSASFHGRKHFFSGSYRTNRLVGSGRGKVSSDPKRSGLYLEAYQTAAEPSGDWAAGQCQHRQACRGDCLVYVPRDHKPGTFPKSLSIESLCPLGSGSLSSWKPGAKPGGLLGGCGSSSSVEGSSSPQGFACRRRGSCSSLGSRVSVYDNVPEFGSSEDLCKGDEEVTYENLDDILQHMWGLQQKVELWYKAISPELVGEEGGEEEEEEEEETDSGGEPTFPSNLHLEERSMSDVGTSASDFDSTGNSLNEAEELEMRERRDSGVGASLTRPCRKLRWHSFQNSHRPSLNSASLEINRQSSAQLNLLQKCSLLRLTAIMEKYSVPHKQAWTWTVPKFMKRSKVPDYRDKAVFGVPPIINVQRTGQPLPQSIQQAMRYIRSQCLDQVGIFRKSGVKSRIQALRHMNETCPDNVNYKGQSAYDVADLLKQYFRDLPEPIFTSKLTDTFLQIYQFVPKEQQLQAVQAAIILMPDENREVLQTLLYFLSDIASAEENQMTAGNLAVCLAPSLFHLNVSKKESTSPRVMHRRGTMGKPDQKDLNENMAATQGLSHMITDCKKLFQVSHDILHQLSSSYMAADAYPHPLSEFVCQGEGKDLHSYFEQSVRNLLKESSEKFKGWLSTPGPLNTELSCKKVGDGHPLRLWKVSTEVEAPPSTVLQRVLRERHLWDEDLLQSKVVEALDKNMEVYHYVTDSMAPHPRRDCVVLRCWRTDLPRGACLLISISVEHDKLQVEGGVKAVVLTSQYLIEPNGMGRSKVTHICRADLRGRSPEWYNKVFGHLCAMELVRIRDSFPALSLNGPETKI, encoded by the exons aaattgaAGCCAAGAAGGCTTGCGACTGGCTGCGAGCAGCGGGATTCCCGCAGTATGCCCAGCTTTATGAAG ACTCGTTGTTCCCTCTTGACATTGGCGCTGTGAAGAAAGACCACAGTTTCCTGGACAAGGATTCTCTCAAATCTCTCTGCAG GAGGCTGATGACCCTGAACACATGTGCCTCCATGAAGCTGGAAGTCCACTTTCAGCGTAAACAG AATGGAGACTCTGAGGACGAGGACCTGTGTGCCATCAGTGACCGGTGGGCTTTCCAGCGGGACAGCAAGAGGTGGTCCCGGGTGGGCTCCGCCGATGTCCTCTCCCAGGCCTCTGAGGTCCCCACCTCCAGCATGCGGCAGGCATCCAGCCATGAGAGCGTCCTCACTGACCTCAGCACCAACCCAGAGGCTGTGTCCCttcacagcagtgccagcatgGGCAGCACACTCGGTGTGGCAGCCACGCCACCTGACCTGTCCCCCGGTCATGGTGCTGCTGTcacccagccctcctgcagccccagcagctgcttcttGGCTGAGCAGCCCTTGAACCACAGCGAAGGTTCCAAGGAGAAGCCAAAGAAGCGGAGGTCTCGCAGCTTCCTGAAGAGGATTGAGTCTCTCCGAaggaaggacaaagaaaaagctGGCCAAGATGAGAAGGATGTCCCACACAGCGCTGTCGTGGCCAATCCAGGCTGGGACTGTGCAAAGAGTAATGGAGACCTCGCAGCCACCAAGGCCAGCTCTCCTAAGAGAGGAGTATCTGCCTCTTTCCACggcagaaaacatttcttctcagggTCATACAGGACTAACCGCTTGGTGGGCTCAGGCAGAGGCAAGGTGAGCTCTGACCCGAAACGCAGCGGGCTCTACCTGGAGGCCTATCAGACAGCCGCAGAGCCCAGTGGTGActgggctgcagggcagtgccagcaccGGCAGGCGTGCCGTGGGGACTGCCTGGTGTATGTTCCCAGGGACCACAAGCCCGGCACCTTCCCCAAATCCCTCTCCATCGAGAGCTTGTGCCCCCTGGGCAGCGGCtccttgagcagctggaagCCGGGAGCCAAGcctggggggctgctggggggctgtggcagcagcagcagtgtggaggGCTCGTCCTCCCCGCAGGGCTTTGCCTGCCGCCGCCGcggctcctgcagctccctgggcagccggGTGAGTGTGTACGACAACGTGCCCGAGTTTGGCAGCAGTGAGGATCTCTGCAAGGGAGATGAGGAGGTGACTTATGAGAACCTGGACGATATCCTGCAGCACAtgtgggggctgcagcagaaagTGGAGCTCTGGTATAAAGCCATCTCCCCCGAGTTggtgggggaggaagggggcgaggaggaggaggaggaggaagaggagacagACTCGGGAGGGGAGCCCACCTTCCCCTCCAACCTGCACCTTGAGGAGCGCTCCATGTCGGACGTCGGCACCTCTGCCAGTGACTTCGACAGCACGGGCAACTCCCTGAACGAGGCCGAAGAGCTGGAGATGCGGGAGCGCCGCGACTCGGGCGTGGGAGCGTCACTCACCCGGCCGTGCAG aaagCTGCGTTGGCACAGCTTCCAGAACTCCCACCGGCCCAGCCTGAACTCCGCCTCTCTGGAGATCAACCGCCAGTCCTCTGCTCAGCTCAACCTGCTCCAGAAGTGCTCCCTGCTGCGGCTCACGGCCATCATGGAGAAGTACTCTGTGCCTCACAAGCAAGCCTGGACATG GACTGTGCCCAAGTTCATGAAGCGGAGCAAAGTTCCCGACTACAGAGACAAGGCAGTCTTTGGGGTGCCGCCTATCATCAACGTGCAGAGGACAGGGCAGCCGCTGCCACAGAGCATCCAGCAGGCGATGCGTTACATCCGCAGCCAGTGCTTGGACCAG GTTGGCATTTTCCGTAAATCAGGGGTGAAGTCTCGGATCCAGGCACTCCGGCACATGAATGAAACCTGCCCTGACAATGTTAACTACAAAGGGCAGTCAGCGTATGACGTGGCCGACCTGCTGAAGCAGTATTTCCGTGACCTGCCCGAGCCCATCTTCACCAGCAAGCTCACCGACACCTTCCTGCAGATCTATCAGT TTGTgccaaaggagcagcagctgcaggcagtgcaggctgCCATCATCCTGATGCCGGATGAGAACCGTGAGGTGCTGCAGACTCTGCTATACTTTCTGAGTGATATTGCCTCTGCCGAGGAGAACCAGATGACTGCTGGAAACCTGGCCGTATGCCTGGCTCCCTCACTCTTTCACCTCAACGTGTCCAAGAAGGAGAGCACCTCACCGAG GGTGATGCACAGGAGGGGCACTATGGGGAAGCCTGACCAGAAAGACCTGAATGAGAACATGGCTGCAACACAGGGGCTCTCCCACATGATCACCGACTGCAAGAAGCTCTTCCAG GTCTCCCATGACATCTTGCACCAGCTGAGCAGCTCTTACATGGCAGCAGATGCTTACCCCCATCCCCTGTCTGAATTTGTGTGTCAAGGGGAAGGCAAGGATTTACACTCCTACTTTGAGCAGAGCGTCCGGAACCTGCTTAAAGAGTCATCGGAGAAATTCAAGGGATGGCTGAGCACCCCGGGGCCCCTCAACACGGAACTCTCCTGCAAAAAG GTTGGGGATGGGCACCCCCTGCGCTTGTGGAAGGTCTCCACAGAGGTTGAGGCCCCTCCCTCCACTGTGCTGCAACGGGTGCTGCGGGAGCGTCACCTCTGGGACGAGGACCTGCTTCAGAGCAAAGTGGTGGAGGCTCTGGACAAGAACATGGAGGTGTATCACTATGTGACGGACAGCATGGCACCCCACCCGCGCAGGGACTGCGTGGTACTCAG gtGCTGGCGCACAGACCTGCCACGAGGAGCCTGCCTGCTCATCTCCATCTCGGTGGAGCACGACAAGCTGCAGGTGGAAGGAGGTGTCAAAGCCGTGGTGCTGACCTCGCAGTATCTCATCGAGCCCAATGGCATGGGACGCTCCAAAGTGACGCACATCTGTAGGGCTGACCTCAG GGGCCGATCACCGGAGTGGTACAACAAAGTCTTTGGGCACCTCTGTGCCATGGAGCTGGTGAGGATCCGAGATTCTTTCCCAGCACTGAGTCTGAATGGCCCTGAGACCAAGATCTGA
- the STARD8 gene encoding stAR-related lipid transfer protein 8 isoform X2, with product MPLLDFFWACFRRAKCFTRLEDKKDAEIEAKKACDWLRAAGFPQYAQLYEDSLFPLDIGAVKKDHSFLDKDSLKSLCRRLMTLNTCASMKLEVHFQRKQNGDSEDEDLCAISDRWAFQRDSKRWSRVGSADVLSQASEVPTSSMRQASSHESVLTDLSTNPEAVSLHSSASMGSTLGVAATPPDLSPGHGAAVTQPSCSPSSCFLAEQPLNHSEGSKEKPKKRRSRSFLKRIESLRRKDKEKAGQDEKDVPHSAVVANPGWDCAKSNGDLAATKASSPKRGVSASFHGRKHFFSGSYRTNRLVGSGRGKVSSDPKRSGLYLEAYQTAAEPSGDWAAGQCQHRQACRGDCLVYVPRDHKPGTFPKSLSIESLCPLGSGSLSSWKPGAKPGGLLGGCGSSSSVEGSSSPQGFACRRRGSCSSLGSRVSVYDNVPEFGSSEDLCKGDEEVTYENLDDILQHMWGLQQKVELWYKAISPELVGEEGGEEEEEEEEETDSGGEPTFPSNLHLEERSMSDVGTSASDFDSTGNSLNEAEELEMRERRDSGVGASLTRPCRKLRWHSFQNSHRPSLNSASLEINRQSSAQLNLLQKCSLLRLTAIMEKYSVPHKQAWTWTVPKFMKRSKVPDYRDKAVFGVPPIINVQRTGQPLPQSIQQAMRYIRSQCLDQVGIFRKSGVKSRIQALRHMNETCPDNVNYKGQSAYDVADLLKQYFRDLPEPIFTSKLTDTFLQIYQFVPKEQQLQAVQAAIILMPDENREVLQTLLYFLSDIASAEENQMTAGNLAVCLAPSLFHLNVSKKESTSPRVMHRRGTMGKPDQKDLNENMAATQGLSHMITDCKKLFQVSHDILHQLSSSYMAADAYPHPLSEFVCQGEGKDLHSYFEQSVRNLLKESSEKFKGWLSTPGPLNTELSCKKVGDGHPLRLWKVSTEVEAPPSTVLQRVLRERHLWDEDLLQSKVVEALDKNMEVYHYVTDSMAPHPRRDCVVLRCWRTDLPRGACLLISISVEHDKLQVEGGVKAVVLTSQYLIEPNGMGRSKVTHICRADLRGRSPEWYNKVFGHLCAMELVRIRDSFPALSLNGPETKI from the exons aaattgaAGCCAAGAAGGCTTGCGACTGGCTGCGAGCAGCGGGATTCCCGCAGTATGCCCAGCTTTATGAAG ACTCGTTGTTCCCTCTTGACATTGGCGCTGTGAAGAAAGACCACAGTTTCCTGGACAAGGATTCTCTCAAATCTCTCTGCAG GAGGCTGATGACCCTGAACACATGTGCCTCCATGAAGCTGGAAGTCCACTTTCAGCGTAAACAG AATGGAGACTCTGAGGACGAGGACCTGTGTGCCATCAGTGACCGGTGGGCTTTCCAGCGGGACAGCAAGAGGTGGTCCCGGGTGGGCTCCGCCGATGTCCTCTCCCAGGCCTCTGAGGTCCCCACCTCCAGCATGCGGCAGGCATCCAGCCATGAGAGCGTCCTCACTGACCTCAGCACCAACCCAGAGGCTGTGTCCCttcacagcagtgccagcatgGGCAGCACACTCGGTGTGGCAGCCACGCCACCTGACCTGTCCCCCGGTCATGGTGCTGCTGTcacccagccctcctgcagccccagcagctgcttcttGGCTGAGCAGCCCTTGAACCACAGCGAAGGTTCCAAGGAGAAGCCAAAGAAGCGGAGGTCTCGCAGCTTCCTGAAGAGGATTGAGTCTCTCCGAaggaaggacaaagaaaaagctGGCCAAGATGAGAAGGATGTCCCACACAGCGCTGTCGTGGCCAATCCAGGCTGGGACTGTGCAAAGAGTAATGGAGACCTCGCAGCCACCAAGGCCAGCTCTCCTAAGAGAGGAGTATCTGCCTCTTTCCACggcagaaaacatttcttctcagggTCATACAGGACTAACCGCTTGGTGGGCTCAGGCAGAGGCAAGGTGAGCTCTGACCCGAAACGCAGCGGGCTCTACCTGGAGGCCTATCAGACAGCCGCAGAGCCCAGTGGTGActgggctgcagggcagtgccagcaccGGCAGGCGTGCCGTGGGGACTGCCTGGTGTATGTTCCCAGGGACCACAAGCCCGGCACCTTCCCCAAATCCCTCTCCATCGAGAGCTTGTGCCCCCTGGGCAGCGGCtccttgagcagctggaagCCGGGAGCCAAGcctggggggctgctggggggctgtggcagcagcagcagtgtggaggGCTCGTCCTCCCCGCAGGGCTTTGCCTGCCGCCGCCGcggctcctgcagctccctgggcagccggGTGAGTGTGTACGACAACGTGCCCGAGTTTGGCAGCAGTGAGGATCTCTGCAAGGGAGATGAGGAGGTGACTTATGAGAACCTGGACGATATCCTGCAGCACAtgtgggggctgcagcagaaagTGGAGCTCTGGTATAAAGCCATCTCCCCCGAGTTggtgggggaggaagggggcgaggaggaggaggaggaggaagaggagacagACTCGGGAGGGGAGCCCACCTTCCCCTCCAACCTGCACCTTGAGGAGCGCTCCATGTCGGACGTCGGCACCTCTGCCAGTGACTTCGACAGCACGGGCAACTCCCTGAACGAGGCCGAAGAGCTGGAGATGCGGGAGCGCCGCGACTCGGGCGTGGGAGCGTCACTCACCCGGCCGTGCAG aaagCTGCGTTGGCACAGCTTCCAGAACTCCCACCGGCCCAGCCTGAACTCCGCCTCTCTGGAGATCAACCGCCAGTCCTCTGCTCAGCTCAACCTGCTCCAGAAGTGCTCCCTGCTGCGGCTCACGGCCATCATGGAGAAGTACTCTGTGCCTCACAAGCAAGCCTGGACATG GACTGTGCCCAAGTTCATGAAGCGGAGCAAAGTTCCCGACTACAGAGACAAGGCAGTCTTTGGGGTGCCGCCTATCATCAACGTGCAGAGGACAGGGCAGCCGCTGCCACAGAGCATCCAGCAGGCGATGCGTTACATCCGCAGCCAGTGCTTGGACCAG GTTGGCATTTTCCGTAAATCAGGGGTGAAGTCTCGGATCCAGGCACTCCGGCACATGAATGAAACCTGCCCTGACAATGTTAACTACAAAGGGCAGTCAGCGTATGACGTGGCCGACCTGCTGAAGCAGTATTTCCGTGACCTGCCCGAGCCCATCTTCACCAGCAAGCTCACCGACACCTTCCTGCAGATCTATCAGT TTGTgccaaaggagcagcagctgcaggcagtgcaggctgCCATCATCCTGATGCCGGATGAGAACCGTGAGGTGCTGCAGACTCTGCTATACTTTCTGAGTGATATTGCCTCTGCCGAGGAGAACCAGATGACTGCTGGAAACCTGGCCGTATGCCTGGCTCCCTCACTCTTTCACCTCAACGTGTCCAAGAAGGAGAGCACCTCACCGAG GGTGATGCACAGGAGGGGCACTATGGGGAAGCCTGACCAGAAAGACCTGAATGAGAACATGGCTGCAACACAGGGGCTCTCCCACATGATCACCGACTGCAAGAAGCTCTTCCAG GTCTCCCATGACATCTTGCACCAGCTGAGCAGCTCTTACATGGCAGCAGATGCTTACCCCCATCCCCTGTCTGAATTTGTGTGTCAAGGGGAAGGCAAGGATTTACACTCCTACTTTGAGCAGAGCGTCCGGAACCTGCTTAAAGAGTCATCGGAGAAATTCAAGGGATGGCTGAGCACCCCGGGGCCCCTCAACACGGAACTCTCCTGCAAAAAG GTTGGGGATGGGCACCCCCTGCGCTTGTGGAAGGTCTCCACAGAGGTTGAGGCCCCTCCCTCCACTGTGCTGCAACGGGTGCTGCGGGAGCGTCACCTCTGGGACGAGGACCTGCTTCAGAGCAAAGTGGTGGAGGCTCTGGACAAGAACATGGAGGTGTATCACTATGTGACGGACAGCATGGCACCCCACCCGCGCAGGGACTGCGTGGTACTCAG gtGCTGGCGCACAGACCTGCCACGAGGAGCCTGCCTGCTCATCTCCATCTCGGTGGAGCACGACAAGCTGCAGGTGGAAGGAGGTGTCAAAGCCGTGGTGCTGACCTCGCAGTATCTCATCGAGCCCAATGGCATGGGACGCTCCAAAGTGACGCACATCTGTAGGGCTGACCTCAG GGGCCGATCACCGGAGTGGTACAACAAAGTCTTTGGGCACCTCTGTGCCATGGAGCTGGTGAGGATCCGAGATTCTTTCCCAGCACTGAGTCTGAATGGCCCTGAGACCAAGATCTGA
- the STARD8 gene encoding stAR-related lipid transfer protein 8 isoform X6 gives MTLNTCASMKLEVHFQRKQNGDSEDEDLCAISDRWAFQRDSKRWSRVGSADVLSQASEVPTSSMRQASSHESVLTDLSTNPEAVSLHSSASMGSTLGVAATPPDLSPGHGAAVTQPSCSPSSCFLAEQPLNHSEGSKEKPKKRRSRSFLKRIESLRRKDKEKAGQDEKDVPHSAVVANPGWDCAKSNGDLAATKASSPKRGVSASFHGRKHFFSGSYRTNRLVGSGRGKVSSDPKRSGLYLEAYQTAAEPSGDWAAGQCQHRQACRGDCLVYVPRDHKPGTFPKSLSIESLCPLGSGSLSSWKPGAKPGGLLGGCGSSSSVEGSSSPQGFACRRRGSCSSLGSRVSVYDNVPEFGSSEDLCKGDEEVTYENLDDILQHMWGLQQKVELWYKAISPELVGEEGGEEEEEEEEETDSGGEPTFPSNLHLEERSMSDVGTSASDFDSTGNSLNEAEELEMRERRDSGVGASLTRPCRKLRWHSFQNSHRPSLNSASLEINRQSSAQLNLLQKCSLLRLTAIMEKYSVPHKQAWTWTVPKFMKRSKVPDYRDKAVFGVPPIINVQRTGQPLPQSIQQAMRYIRSQCLDQVGIFRKSGVKSRIQALRHMNETCPDNVNYKGQSAYDVADLLKQYFRDLPEPIFTSKLTDTFLQIYQFVPKEQQLQAVQAAIILMPDENREVLQTLLYFLSDIASAEENQMTAGNLAVCLAPSLFHLNVSKKESTSPRVMHRRGTMGKPDQKDLNENMAATQGLSHMITDCKKLFQVSHDILHQLSSSYMAADAYPHPLSEFVCQGEGKDLHSYFEQSVRNLLKESSEKFKGWLSTPGPLNTELSCKKVGDGHPLRLWKVSTEVEAPPSTVLQRVLRERHLWDEDLLQSKVVEALDKNMEVYHYVTDSMAPHPRRDCVVLRCWRTDLPRGACLLISISVEHDKLQVEGGVKAVVLTSQYLIEPNGMGRSKVTHICRADLRGRSPEWYNKVFGHLCAMELVRIRDSFPALSLNGPETKI, from the exons ATGACCCTGAACACATGTGCCTCCATGAAGCTGGAAGTCCACTTTCAGCGTAAACAG AATGGAGACTCTGAGGACGAGGACCTGTGTGCCATCAGTGACCGGTGGGCTTTCCAGCGGGACAGCAAGAGGTGGTCCCGGGTGGGCTCCGCCGATGTCCTCTCCCAGGCCTCTGAGGTCCCCACCTCCAGCATGCGGCAGGCATCCAGCCATGAGAGCGTCCTCACTGACCTCAGCACCAACCCAGAGGCTGTGTCCCttcacagcagtgccagcatgGGCAGCACACTCGGTGTGGCAGCCACGCCACCTGACCTGTCCCCCGGTCATGGTGCTGCTGTcacccagccctcctgcagccccagcagctgcttcttGGCTGAGCAGCCCTTGAACCACAGCGAAGGTTCCAAGGAGAAGCCAAAGAAGCGGAGGTCTCGCAGCTTCCTGAAGAGGATTGAGTCTCTCCGAaggaaggacaaagaaaaagctGGCCAAGATGAGAAGGATGTCCCACACAGCGCTGTCGTGGCCAATCCAGGCTGGGACTGTGCAAAGAGTAATGGAGACCTCGCAGCCACCAAGGCCAGCTCTCCTAAGAGAGGAGTATCTGCCTCTTTCCACggcagaaaacatttcttctcagggTCATACAGGACTAACCGCTTGGTGGGCTCAGGCAGAGGCAAGGTGAGCTCTGACCCGAAACGCAGCGGGCTCTACCTGGAGGCCTATCAGACAGCCGCAGAGCCCAGTGGTGActgggctgcagggcagtgccagcaccGGCAGGCGTGCCGTGGGGACTGCCTGGTGTATGTTCCCAGGGACCACAAGCCCGGCACCTTCCCCAAATCCCTCTCCATCGAGAGCTTGTGCCCCCTGGGCAGCGGCtccttgagcagctggaagCCGGGAGCCAAGcctggggggctgctggggggctgtggcagcagcagcagtgtggaggGCTCGTCCTCCCCGCAGGGCTTTGCCTGCCGCCGCCGcggctcctgcagctccctgggcagccggGTGAGTGTGTACGACAACGTGCCCGAGTTTGGCAGCAGTGAGGATCTCTGCAAGGGAGATGAGGAGGTGACTTATGAGAACCTGGACGATATCCTGCAGCACAtgtgggggctgcagcagaaagTGGAGCTCTGGTATAAAGCCATCTCCCCCGAGTTggtgggggaggaagggggcgaggaggaggaggaggaggaagaggagacagACTCGGGAGGGGAGCCCACCTTCCCCTCCAACCTGCACCTTGAGGAGCGCTCCATGTCGGACGTCGGCACCTCTGCCAGTGACTTCGACAGCACGGGCAACTCCCTGAACGAGGCCGAAGAGCTGGAGATGCGGGAGCGCCGCGACTCGGGCGTGGGAGCGTCACTCACCCGGCCGTGCAG aaagCTGCGTTGGCACAGCTTCCAGAACTCCCACCGGCCCAGCCTGAACTCCGCCTCTCTGGAGATCAACCGCCAGTCCTCTGCTCAGCTCAACCTGCTCCAGAAGTGCTCCCTGCTGCGGCTCACGGCCATCATGGAGAAGTACTCTGTGCCTCACAAGCAAGCCTGGACATG GACTGTGCCCAAGTTCATGAAGCGGAGCAAAGTTCCCGACTACAGAGACAAGGCAGTCTTTGGGGTGCCGCCTATCATCAACGTGCAGAGGACAGGGCAGCCGCTGCCACAGAGCATCCAGCAGGCGATGCGTTACATCCGCAGCCAGTGCTTGGACCAG GTTGGCATTTTCCGTAAATCAGGGGTGAAGTCTCGGATCCAGGCACTCCGGCACATGAATGAAACCTGCCCTGACAATGTTAACTACAAAGGGCAGTCAGCGTATGACGTGGCCGACCTGCTGAAGCAGTATTTCCGTGACCTGCCCGAGCCCATCTTCACCAGCAAGCTCACCGACACCTTCCTGCAGATCTATCAGT TTGTgccaaaggagcagcagctgcaggcagtgcaggctgCCATCATCCTGATGCCGGATGAGAACCGTGAGGTGCTGCAGACTCTGCTATACTTTCTGAGTGATATTGCCTCTGCCGAGGAGAACCAGATGACTGCTGGAAACCTGGCCGTATGCCTGGCTCCCTCACTCTTTCACCTCAACGTGTCCAAGAAGGAGAGCACCTCACCGAG GGTGATGCACAGGAGGGGCACTATGGGGAAGCCTGACCAGAAAGACCTGAATGAGAACATGGCTGCAACACAGGGGCTCTCCCACATGATCACCGACTGCAAGAAGCTCTTCCAG GTCTCCCATGACATCTTGCACCAGCTGAGCAGCTCTTACATGGCAGCAGATGCTTACCCCCATCCCCTGTCTGAATTTGTGTGTCAAGGGGAAGGCAAGGATTTACACTCCTACTTTGAGCAGAGCGTCCGGAACCTGCTTAAAGAGTCATCGGAGAAATTCAAGGGATGGCTGAGCACCCCGGGGCCCCTCAACACGGAACTCTCCTGCAAAAAG GTTGGGGATGGGCACCCCCTGCGCTTGTGGAAGGTCTCCACAGAGGTTGAGGCCCCTCCCTCCACTGTGCTGCAACGGGTGCTGCGGGAGCGTCACCTCTGGGACGAGGACCTGCTTCAGAGCAAAGTGGTGGAGGCTCTGGACAAGAACATGGAGGTGTATCACTATGTGACGGACAGCATGGCACCCCACCCGCGCAGGGACTGCGTGGTACTCAG gtGCTGGCGCACAGACCTGCCACGAGGAGCCTGCCTGCTCATCTCCATCTCGGTGGAGCACGACAAGCTGCAGGTGGAAGGAGGTGTCAAAGCCGTGGTGCTGACCTCGCAGTATCTCATCGAGCCCAATGGCATGGGACGCTCCAAAGTGACGCACATCTGTAGGGCTGACCTCAG GGGCCGATCACCGGAGTGGTACAACAAAGTCTTTGGGCACCTCTGTGCCATGGAGCTGGTGAGGATCCGAGATTCTTTCCCAGCACTGAGTCTGAATGGCCCTGAGACCAAGATCTGA